One genomic window of Magnolia sinica isolate HGM2019 chromosome 3, MsV1, whole genome shotgun sequence includes the following:
- the LOC131240659 gene encoding 3-isopropylmalate dehydratase large subunit, chloroplastic-like — protein sequence MALAFSSAIASTSSPLFKKGDMALSSPSFPSSSNLQKCTGRSSKSASTVVAVMSPPQPQQRPPSTTGSVKHAMTMTEKILARASERVRLEPGENIWVNIDVLMTHDVCGPGTIGIFKKEFGENAKVWDREKIVIIPDHYIFTSDERANRNVDILRDFCKEQNIKYFYDITDLSDFKANPDYKGVCHIALAQEGHCRPGEVLLGTDSHTCNAGAFGQFATGIGNTDAGFVMGAGKLLLKVPPTLRFILDGEMPNFLLAKDLILQIIGEITVSGATYKSMEFIGSTVESLSMEERMTLCNMVVEAGGKNGVIPADQTTFKYLEGKTPLSYEPLYSDEQASFVSEYKFNVSKLEPVVAKPHSPDNRALARECKDVKIDRVYIGSCTGGKTEDFLAAAKIFLASGERVKVPTFIVPATQKVWMDLYALPVPGSGGKTCSQIFEEAGCDGPASPNCGACLGGPRDTYARMNEPQVCVSTTNRNFPGRMGHKDGQIYLASPYTAAASALTGFVTDPREFLH from the exons ATGGCTCTCGCCTTTTCCTCTGCAATCGCTTCGACTAGCTCCCCTCTCTTCAAAAAG GGAGACATggctctttcttctccttctttccctTCTTCAAGTAACTTGCAGAAATGCACGGGAAGGTCTTCGAAATCCGCTTCCACTGTCGTCGCAGTCATGTCTCCGCCGCAGCCTCAGCAGCGGCCTCCTTCGACCACCGGCTCT GTGAAACATGCGATGACAATGACGGAGAAGATCCTGGCAAGGGCGTCGGAGCGGGTGCGGTTGGAACCCGGCGAGAATATCTGGGTGAACATTGACGTTTTGATGACCCACGATGTCTGCGGGCCCGGGACGATCGGGATATTCAAGAAAGAGTTCGGTGAGAATGCGAAG GTTTGGGACCGTGAAAAGATTGTCATTATACCTGATCACTACATTTTTACAAGTGATGAGCGTGCAAATCGTAATGTGGATATCTTGAGGGATTTCTGCAAGGAGCAAAACATCAAGTACTTCTACGACATCACAGATCTAAGTGATTTCAAG GCCAATCCAGATTATAAAGGCGTATGCCATATTGCTCTGGCCCAAGAAGGTCATTGCAGACCTGGAGAG GTCCTGCTTGGCACAGATTCACACACGTGTAATGCTGGAGCATTTGGCCAGTTTGCGACAGGAATTGGAAACACTGATGCAGGTTTTGTTATGGGTGCTGGGAAGCTCTTACTTAAG GTGCCCCCAACTTTGAGGTTTATCTTGGATGGAGAAATGCCCAACTTTTTGCTTGCCAAGGATTTGATTTTGCAA ATCATTGGTGAAATTACTGTATCCGGGGCAACATACAAATCCATGGAGTTCATTGGCTCTACTGTTGAGAGTTTATCT ATGGAAGAAAGGATGACATTGTGCAACATGGTCGTTGAAGCTGGAGGCAAGAACGGCGTTATCCCTGCTGATCAAACTACATTTAAGTACCTTGAG GGGAAGACACCTTTGAGTTATGAACCACTGTACAGTGATGAGCAAGCCAG CTTTGTTTCTGAGTACAAATTCAATGTTTCCAAGTTGGAGCCAGTGGTGGCAAAG CCTCATTCTCCTGATAATCGCGCTTTGGCAAGAGAATGCAAAGACGTGAAAATTGATAGAGTATACATAGGCTCCTGTACTGGTGGAAAAACTGAAGATTTTCTAGCTGCAGCCAAGATCTTTTTAGCATCG GGCGAAAGGGTCAAAGTGCCAACTTTTATTGTCCCCGCAACCCAAAAG GTTTGGATGGATCTCTATGCCCTTCCAGTTCCAGGATCGGGTGGTAAAACTTGCTCTCAAATATTTGAAGAAGCCGGTTGCGATGGCCCGGCAAGTCCTAATTGTGGGGCTTGTTTAGGTGGCCCACGAGACACTTATGCACGCATGAACGAACCACAG GTGTGTGTCTCTACCACAAACCGGAACTTCCCTGGTCGAATGGGGCACAAGGACGGACAGATCTATCTGGCTTCACCATATACAGCGGCAGCATCGGCTTTAACTGGTTTTGTCACGGACCCAAGAGAGTTCTTGCATTAA